In Anser cygnoides isolate HZ-2024a breed goose chromosome 23, Taihu_goose_T2T_genome, whole genome shotgun sequence, the following are encoded in one genomic region:
- the PERM1 gene encoding PGC-1 and ERR-induced regulator in muscle protein 1: MDNFEYSIQLNDRDWAEFLQAAEECDLAPASLATAEEQCLSDIEQGDGVPAPRSASADGELAARPGSGPGAGRASCSPRGVPGADEDEADPCSASSFLRGSDQPGCPLPAPMPSAQGTQPPRPPAAESIPGQDAACEVAAPETASGEGATTSSSSSSGAMEPAGHPAAPRAPVHGGDAGGEQPRGSPVVAQIGSPDFSARKSLSTAACVEPGVQGPPPNLPPSPAPEAAPSCPARPPDPGQKAGPEPSSPEVVRPKVPAQMRKSRKQRGAGAAEVTPVDREPAGTPAQGSGAPTRAPSSSPLTSRKSKGKEKAAKPAPVRLGSEEAAESKRPAASPGTDEGDVPTSIPPKQKAKEPGAQSPGKTRAPKLPRAGQAGGSGVRDDVPVILTTTAPDPPGEACQEGKALRPQSVAVPAGDAARGGPGEPAAEPPVEVSPPGSAAGGCARANSLDVTWPEMYDYLFCDSQGEEEAMVNSVEGEKTPLEREISLPELYEYFFNEPEGNRKKVKGKERKRKKLSSLDRDQQKEEPDLALVKEPQAATVPELYEHFFPDGPWNRGGWRGLFFTTPASEVKKAVGALRSFLQRPIHLGRGQVPVPPALARRGSGEPLALVPLGRGQAQPQALDMALALRGIPEAPLPLTHKDMCLVFCAFASWAVKTSDLQAPDAWKTMFLASFGTLSAIRYFRRQAREGRPRT; this comes from the exons ATGGATAACTTCGAGTACAGCATCCAGCTGAACGACAGGGACTGGGCTGAATTCTTGCAGGCGGCCGAGGAATGCGACCTAGCGCCGGCCTCCCTGGCCACGGCGGAGGAGCAGTGTCTCAGTGACATTGAGCAAGGGGACGGCGTGCCCGCTCCGCGCAGCGCCAGCGCGGACGGGGAGCTGGCAGCGAGGCCGGGCAGCGggccaggggctggcagggcgaGCTGCTCCCCACGTGGGGTGCCCGGGGCGGACGAGGACGAAGCGGACCCGTGCTCGGCCAGCAGCTTTCTGCGTGGGAGCGACCAGCCCGGCTGCCCGCTGCCCGCTCCCATGCCCAGCGCGCAGGGGACGCAGCCGCCCCGTCCCCCCGCGGCCGAGAGCATCCCAGGGCAGGACGCGGCATGCGAGGTGGCAGCGCCGGAGACGGCATCGGGGGAAGGAGCCAcgaccagcagcagcagcagcagtggggccATGGAGCCTGCTGGCCACCCCGCTGCACCCCGTGCCCCTGTGCACGGAGGGGATGCcgggggggagcagccccgtggAAGCCCAGTGGTGGCACAAATAGGTTCCCCGGATTTTTCGGCGAGGAAAAGTCTTAGCACAGCTGCCTGCGTGGAGCCTGGGGTGCAGGGACCCCCTCCCAacctcccccccagccctgccccggaggctgctcccagctgcccgGCTCGGCCCCCAGACCCTGGGCAGAAAGCGGGGCCGGAGCCCAGCTCCCCAGAGGTGGTGAGACCCAAGGTGCCAGCGCAGATGAGGAAGAGCCGTAAGCAGCGCGGAGCCGGTGCTGCCGAGGTGACCCCGGTGGACAGGGAGCCAGCGGGGaccccagcacagggcagcgGGGCGCCCACCAGGGCACCATCGTCCTCCCCGCTGACCTCGAGGAAgagcaaagggaaggagaaggcgGCCAAGCCGGCACCCGTGCGGCTGGGGAGCGAGGAGGCAGCGGAGAGCAAACGGCCGGCAGCCAGCCCTGGAACAGATGAGGGAGATGTGCCCACGAGCATCCCCCCGAAGCAGAAGGCGAAGGAGCCGGGGGCACAATCCCCCGGGAAGACGAGGGCCCCCAAGCTCCCCAGAGCAGGACAGGCAGGGGGATCGGGCGTGCGCGACGATGTGCCGGTGATTCTTACCACCACAGCCCCAGACCCTCCGGGAGAGGCGTGCCAGGAGGGGAAGGCTCTCCGTCCCCAAAGCGTGGCTGTCCCTGCAGGGGATGCTGCCagggggggccctggggagcctgcagCTGAGCCCCCCGTGGAGGTGAGccccccaggctctgcagccGGGGGCTGCGCAAGGGCAAACTCGCTGGATGTGACTTGGCCCGAGATGTACGACTATTTGTTCTGTGACTCccaaggggaagaagaagcaaTGGTGAACTCGGTGGAGGGCGAGAAAACACCCTTGGAAAGGGAAATATCCTTGCCTGAACTGTATGAATACTTTTTCAATGAACctgaaggaaacaggaaaaaagtcaAGGGCAAAGAGAGGAAGCGAAAGAAGTTGAGCAGCTTGGACCGCGATCAGCAGAAAGAGGAACCTGACCTGGCGCTGGTCAAAGAGCCCCAGGCTGCCACGGTCCCGGAGCTGTACGAACACTTCTTTCCCGACGGGCCTTGGAACagggggggctggcgggggctTTTCTTCACCACGCCAGCCTCCGAGGTGAAGAAAGCCGTGGGGGCTTTGAGGTCCTTCCTGCAGAGGCCGATTCACCTTGGCAGAGGCCAAGTGCCGGTGCCGCCGGCTCTGGCGCGGAGAGGATCCGGAGAGCCGCTCGCCCTCGTGCCGCTGGGAAGAGGCCAGGCGCAGCCCCAAGCTTTGGACATGGCCCTTGCCCTGAGAG GGATACCCGAGGCCCCGCTGCCGCTGACCCACAAGGACATGTGTCTCGTCTTCTGCGCCTTCGCCTCCTGGGCGGTGAAAACCTCCGACCTGCAGGCTCCGGATGCCTGGAAAACCA tgttcCTGGCGAGCTTTGGCACGCTGTCCGCCATCCGCTACTTCCGACGGCAGGCCAGAGAAGGACGCCCGCGGACCTAG